The region CATGACGACCAGGTCATAATGGTTTTCGTTAATATCCTGGGCAAGAGCCTGAAAGTTTCGTCCTTCGAGCGATCGGGCCTCGAAGGAAAGATTGGCATTGCTGCACTTTCCTTTGATAATATCAAGATACGAGTCGGTAATAATTTCCAGGCCCCTCGTGATCAGGGAATCATGGATGCGTCTTTGTTTTTCCAGTTCTTTTTCGTCATGATATTCTTCCGGCAGACCTGCTTCCATCTGTTTAAAACGTTTGTCATGCATTTTCGCCGCATAAACATGGGACCCGATAATGGTCCCGCCGAAGGCTTGGGCAAAAGTAACAGCAATATCGGCGGCCTTGTTGGAGTGATCTGAATTGTCTACCGCGACATAAATGGTCTTATACATAAGCTTATCCCCCTTAAAAAAAGAAGGTTAAATTATACAATAACCTGTGAATAAATTACCACATCTTTATGGGCTGTTTGGCGGGAGAGATTTTTCAATTTCTTTTGGAATTGTTCTGATATATCGAATAACCATCCAGGTTTCCTCTTCAGTGATATAGGAAGGGGAATAGGAAAACATACCGGTTCCGGGGCTGCCGTTTTGAATGACCCAGAAAAGCTCTCCGTCCGTTCGAATTTCATGGAATCGGGGATTGGCAAAATTCCGGGGACGTGGATTTAGAGCCGACCCCGCCGGGCCGTCGCCTTTTCCTTCGCGCCCATGACAGGCAAAACAACCTCCCTTACCATGATAGATCTCGCTTCCTTTCGAGACAATTTCGGAACTGGCGGGAAACGGGTTCTTGACGAATTTTTTATCTTCCGGGGCCCTCGGTATTTCTATGTCCCGTTCTTTTCCGACGGTTTCCGCCTCTTTTGGTCCGATGGTCACAAAGAGGTACAGGACGCCATTGATCAGGAGAAAAACGAGAAGAAGCTGAAAGATGGTTTTCTTCATATTTTACATGGAACTCGCGTCGGTCCAGGGTGCGCACTGACTCGCACCCGCGCACAAGCTTATTGACACTTGTTCGTGCCAACGCGCGCCCCCTACACTGGCAGAGCCAGATGGAGCCTCCCCCTCTCACTCGCTTCCGCTCGTAGGGGGTGAAGTTTCCTCTCATATGGGTTGGTTATCTAATATCTTCCTTGATCATCGTTTTCCAGATGAAGGGGCCCGATGTTTCATAATTCTTGGTCGACATGAAATTGGTTTTATGGTAGAAATTAATCTTGAATTTTCCCCCACCGTACTTTTTCTGAAGGTATTCCTGAACCATCATCACACCGGTCAATTCAGGGGCCGGATAGGTGTCGAGATGGTGAAATTGTACAATCATTCCCGTTTTTTCCTGCCCCAGGACTTTGATGATACATTCGGGCAGGATGGAGAGAAAAGTCGATTTCATCTCTTCAATGGTCGGCTCTCCTTTCACTGCGGCATGAGAAAACTTCTTGATATGTTCCTTGTAGAGGTTCCAGACAATGCTTTTGAAAAGCGTTTCCTGATCTGTCATTCCCGTTTCAATCCGTCTATGCGGTCAATGGCCATATCTTTTCTGCATTTAGGGCATTTCACAAAAACGAGGTTATCATGAAGGCCAATACTATAATGGTGGGTTAAAAGGTCAAACTCCGTCTGGCAGTCGACACAGGTCGTAAAGGTCCTCCGGTATAGTTTGCTCAATTGAAGCTGGAGACTGACGATCATTTCAGTTGATTTCTGGAGCGCCTCTTTCAGAAGGCGGGATTCTTCAGCATTTTCTGACACCCGTATTTCCAAGACGCGGATTTTATCGGAGGCATTTTCAAATTCTTGCAAATTCAATCCCTTTCCTTGATCCTGAACGATAGGAAAAAATTATACCTTTTTTGAAAATGGGGGGCAATTGGAATTTTTCAAAATAGTTTTTACTTTGACAGAAGACATTTTCCATGATATAAATTAAAGGTTTTCTGGATTTATAGAACCCCGATAACGGGGTTTTTTTATTGGTTTCAAGAAATTCAATAGTGAAAAGGAAAGTTCATGGAAATGGAAACGGTGATTCGTACCAAAGTCAGAGAAGATCTTCGGAATATTGCCATTATTGCCCATGTCGATCATGGAAAAACGACCCTGGTTGACAAGATGCTCCGTCAAAGCGGGGCATTCCGGACCAATGAAGCGGTAGTAGAAAGGGTCATGGATTCGAATGATCTGGAAAAGGAGCGCGGCATCACCATTCTGGCAAAAAATACTTCGGTGAGGTACAAGAATTTTAAAATCAATATTGTCGATACGCC is a window of Nitrospirota bacterium DNA encoding:
- a CDS encoding cytochrome c, encoding MKKTIFQLLLVFLLINGVLYLFVTIGPKEAETVGKERDIEIPRAPEDKKFVKNPFPASSEIVSKGSEIYHGKGGCFACHGREGKGDGPAGSALNPRPRNFANPRFHEIRTDGELFWVIQNGSPGTGMFSYSPSYITEEETWMVIRYIRTIPKEIEKSLPPNSP